A stretch of Plesiomonas shigelloides DNA encodes these proteins:
- the fabI gene encoding enoyl-ACP reductase FabI codes for MGFLTGKRILIAGVASNRSIAYGIAAAMHRQGAELAFTYQNEKLKSRVDAIAAECGSSIVLPCDVAEDASIDAMFAELANVWPNFDGFVHSIAYAPGDQLDGDYVDAVTRDGFRIAHDISSYSFAAMAKSCRKMLNPGSALVTLSYLGAERAIPNYNVMGLAKASLEANVRYMANAMGAEGVRVNGISAGPIRTLAAAGIKNFKKMLSHCESVTPIRRTVTIEDVGNSAAFLCSDLAAGISGEILHVDGGFNIAAMNELEVNE; via the coding sequence ATGGGTTTTCTGACCGGTAAACGTATTTTAATCGCAGGCGTAGCCAGCAACCGTTCTATCGCTTACGGCATTGCTGCCGCTATGCATCGTCAGGGCGCGGAACTGGCCTTCACCTACCAGAATGAAAAACTGAAGTCTCGCGTTGACGCGATTGCAGCCGAGTGCGGCTCTTCCATCGTGCTGCCATGTGACGTTGCAGAAGATGCCAGCATCGATGCCATGTTCGCTGAACTGGCCAACGTATGGCCAAACTTCGACGGTTTTGTTCACTCCATCGCTTACGCACCGGGCGATCAGCTGGACGGCGACTATGTTGACGCTGTAACCCGTGACGGTTTCCGCATCGCTCACGACATCAGCTCCTACAGCTTTGCCGCGATGGCGAAATCTTGCCGTAAGATGCTGAACCCAGGCTCTGCACTGGTCACGCTGTCTTACTTGGGTGCTGAGCGCGCTATCCCTAACTACAACGTGATGGGTCTGGCGAAAGCCTCTCTGGAAGCTAACGTGCGTTACATGGCGAATGCTATGGGCGCTGAAGGCGTGCGTGTTAACGGTATCTCTGCTGGCCCTATCCGTACTCTGGCCGCTGCAGGTATCAAAAACTTCAAGAAGATGCTGTCTCACTGCGAATCTGTCACCCCAATTCGCCGTACTGTGACCATCGAAGATGTGGGTAACTCCGCCGCATTCCTGTGCTCTGATCTGGCTGCCGGTATCTCCGGTGAGATCCTGCACGTTGACGGCGGTTTCAACATCGCTGCGATGAACGAGCTGGAAGTTAACGAGTAA